In Synechococcus sp. KORDI-52, one genomic interval encodes:
- the mtnA gene encoding S-methyl-5-thioribose-1-phosphate isomerase, with amino-acid sequence MNIDGKAWRTIWLESDGCSVGVIDQTLLPHRFTTSTLRTCNDAAHAIRTMVVRGAPLIGVTGAYGLMLALQADPSDAALQTAFDQLNATRPTAVNLRWALERVRDLVMALPEEQRAEAAKAEAARIADEDVGMCAAIGDHGLAIFQRLAEARPQARQVEPFHVLTHCNAGWLATVDWGTALAPIYKAHRAGLNIHVWVDETRPRNQGASLTAYELSREGVPHTVVVDNAGGHLMQHGQVDAVIVGTDRTTRRGDVCNKIGTYLKALAARDNQVPFYVALPASTIDWAIDDGVNGIPIEARSEAEVTHIQGLDPAGVMTSVQLTPNGSPGFNPAFDVTPARLVTGLITERGVAEASEAGLRGLYADD; translated from the coding sequence ATGAACATCGATGGCAAGGCCTGGCGCACCATCTGGCTGGAGAGTGATGGATGTTCCGTTGGGGTGATTGATCAGACCCTGCTGCCCCATCGCTTCACGACCTCCACGCTTCGCACCTGTAACGATGCTGCCCATGCCATCCGCACGATGGTGGTGCGTGGTGCTCCGTTGATTGGGGTGACAGGGGCCTATGGCTTGATGCTGGCCTTGCAGGCGGATCCCTCCGATGCCGCTCTTCAGACTGCTTTTGATCAGCTCAACGCCACCCGTCCCACCGCGGTCAATCTGCGCTGGGCTCTGGAGCGGGTGCGGGATCTGGTGATGGCGTTGCCTGAGGAGCAACGGGCTGAGGCGGCAAAAGCAGAGGCGGCGCGGATCGCTGATGAAGATGTGGGCATGTGCGCAGCGATCGGCGATCACGGCCTGGCGATCTTTCAGCGGCTCGCGGAGGCTCGCCCACAGGCGCGCCAGGTCGAACCGTTTCATGTGTTGACCCACTGCAATGCCGGTTGGTTGGCCACGGTGGACTGGGGAACGGCCTTGGCGCCGATCTACAAGGCCCATCGCGCCGGCCTGAACATTCATGTGTGGGTCGACGAAACGCGCCCGCGCAATCAGGGGGCTTCACTCACCGCCTATGAGTTGAGTCGGGAGGGGGTGCCACACACGGTGGTGGTCGACAATGCAGGGGGACACCTCATGCAGCACGGTCAGGTGGATGCCGTGATCGTGGGCACTGATCGCACCACCCGCCGTGGTGATGTCTGCAACAAGATCGGCACGTATCTCAAAGCCTTGGCGGCTCGCGACAACCAGGTGCCTTTTTATGTGGCGTTGCCGGCTTCCACGATCGACTGGGCCATTGATGACGGGGTGAATGGCATCCCGATCGAGGCCCGCTCTGAGGCTGAAGTGACGCATATTCAGGGCCTGGATCCAGCGGGAGTGATGACAAGCGTGCAGCTCACCCCCAACGGCAGCCCTGGCTTTAACCCCGCTTTTGATGTCACCCCTGCTCGCCTGGTGACGGGCTTGATCACGGAACGGGGTGTGGCGGAGGCCAGTGAAGCGGGTCTTCGGGGGCTTTATGCCGATGACTGA
- a CDS encoding sulfotransferase family 2 domain-containing protein: MIINHSKKFIFFANRKTASTSTAIALSSSCNRKDVITPLGRDEKIRRQLGYQGPTNYIPWWNKVNYFAIKAKCKLQKKGLSPYLKSIGLHTHIEATTALKKNYIDASMFESYYSFCFIRNPWDHAISKFFELKKDEKLQSLDLDTFIESGMLDKFARSCRLIYSDQGEIIVKRLYRYENLQEAVESIFNDLKLTGNPQLPRAKSNLRTDKRPYRDLLNTNQKNKIERIFEQEIEWGEYQF, encoded by the coding sequence GTGATCATCAACCACTCGAAGAAATTCATATTTTTTGCCAACCGGAAAACGGCTTCAACATCAACAGCAATTGCGCTGTCGAGCAGCTGCAATCGAAAAGATGTCATTACACCTTTAGGTCGGGACGAAAAAATTCGAAGACAACTTGGCTACCAGGGGCCCACAAATTACATCCCCTGGTGGAACAAAGTTAATTATTTTGCGATCAAAGCAAAATGCAAGTTACAAAAGAAAGGACTTAGCCCATATCTTAAATCGATAGGACTGCACACACACATCGAAGCAACAACTGCTCTAAAAAAGAATTACATCGACGCATCAATGTTCGAGAGCTATTATAGCTTCTGTTTTATTCGAAACCCATGGGACCATGCCATTTCCAAATTTTTTGAACTCAAAAAAGACGAGAAATTGCAATCCCTCGACCTGGACACATTTATCGAGAGCGGTATGCTGGACAAATTCGCAAGGTCATGCCGATTAATCTACAGCGATCAAGGCGAAATTATCGTAAAACGCTTATATCGCTACGAGAATCTCCAGGAAGCAGTTGAAAGCATTTTCAACGATCTCAAGTTGACCGGAAACCCACAATTGCCAAGAGCCAAATCCAACTTAAGAACCGACAAAAGGCCCTACAGAGACTTGCTAAATACCAATCAAAAAAATAAAATCGAACGCATCTTTGAACAAGAAATTGAATGGGGAGAATATCAATTTTGA
- a CDS encoding FAD-binding oxidoreductase has translation MSHSPTSRSALIDLVRQWHQSSTPWSPSGLGTRLDWGPPLDPRHEVLSCRHLNRVIDHAVDDLTITVEAGLPLQDLQDLLAEQGQWLPIDWPRAGAPGSIGGLVARGLAGGLRHRHLGVRDQIIGIGLLRADGVEAHAGGRVVKNVAGYDLMRLLCGSWGSLALITELTLRLQPLRPARNGLLVQGDLEAQEAFRSELLRSSLTPERFDWINGGDGAWRLRLVVSSVSDQAVDDQLKQLEALALNQQLSAERQPCADALTTPLDASPSAQLVRLVLPPAQLQRLLRDEAMTALKPWCWELAAGAGCGDGWCNAATPDHQLDALRRSVSRLGGEMTLLKRAARSTVPAWLDRPSRPLIEAVKRQFDPKLQLSRGRLPGVDQETL, from the coding sequence GTGAGCCATTCCCCAACCAGCCGCAGCGCTCTGATCGACCTGGTGCGCCAGTGGCATCAGAGCAGCACCCCCTGGAGTCCCAGTGGCCTGGGCACACGCCTGGACTGGGGCCCACCGCTGGATCCCCGCCATGAGGTGCTCTCCTGCCGTCATCTCAACCGGGTGATCGACCATGCCGTGGACGATCTGACCATCACAGTGGAAGCCGGTCTGCCGCTGCAGGATCTGCAGGATCTGCTGGCGGAGCAGGGCCAATGGCTGCCGATTGACTGGCCCCGGGCCGGTGCTCCCGGAAGCATCGGCGGCTTGGTGGCCCGTGGACTGGCGGGGGGACTTCGGCACCGCCACCTGGGAGTTCGCGATCAGATCATCGGCATCGGCCTGTTGCGAGCGGATGGCGTCGAAGCCCATGCCGGTGGACGGGTGGTGAAGAACGTGGCGGGTTACGACCTGATGCGCCTGCTCTGCGGCAGCTGGGGCAGCCTGGCGCTGATCACCGAACTCACCCTGCGGCTGCAACCCCTGCGCCCCGCCCGCAACGGTCTGCTCGTGCAAGGTGACCTGGAGGCCCAGGAGGCCTTCCGCAGCGAACTGCTGCGCTCCAGTCTGACGCCGGAACGCTTTGACTGGATCAACGGCGGCGACGGTGCCTGGCGGCTGCGACTGGTGGTGAGCAGCGTGTCGGACCAGGCGGTGGACGATCAGCTGAAGCAGCTCGAGGCGTTGGCGCTGAACCAGCAGCTCAGCGCCGAACGCCAGCCTTGCGCCGATGCCCTGACCACTCCCCTCGACGCCAGCCCCTCCGCGCAGCTGGTACGGCTGGTGCTGCCGCCGGCCCAGCTGCAGAGGCTGCTGCGGGATGAGGCCATGACGGCCCTGAAGCCATGGTGCTGGGAGCTGGCCGCTGGAGCCGGCTGTGGCGATGGCTGGTGCAATGCAGCAACACCGGATCACCAGCTGGACGCCCTGCGCCGCAGCGTGAGCCGCCTTGGCGGCGAAATGACGCTGTTGAAACGCGCCGCTAGATCAACTGTGCCGGCCTGGCTCGACCGTCCCTCCCGACCACTGATCGAAGCGGTGAAACGCCAGTTCGACCCCAAACTGCAACTCAGCCGAGGCCGGCTGCCGGGGGTGGATCAGGAGACGCTGTAA
- a CDS encoding NADP-dependent isocitrate dehydrogenase, which translates to MAQFEKLTAPSQGTPIRFENGQPVVADNPIIPFIRGDGTGVDIWPATQKVLDAAVAKAYGGSKSIEWFKVYAGDEACDLYGTYQYLPEDTLEAIRAYGVAIKGPLTTPVGGGIRSLNVALRQIFDLYSCVRPCRYYAGTPSPHKRPQDLDVIVYRENTEDIYMGVEWEADDPVGQELRKHLNEVVIPANGKLGKRQIPEGAGIGIKPVSKAGSQRHIRKAIQHALRLQGDKRHVTLVHKGNIMKFTEGAFRDWGYELATTEFRDVCITERESWILGNLEQNPNLSVQANARMIEPGYDSLTPEKKADIDVEVQAVIDAIGSSHGGGKWKEMVLVDDRIADSIFQQIQTRPQEYSILATLNLNGDYISDAAAAMVGGLGMAPGANIGENAAIFEATHGTAPKHAGLDRINPGSVILSGVMMLEFLGWQDAADLVTKGLSAAIADKQVTYDLARLMEPQVDPVSCSGFAEAIIARF; encoded by the coding sequence ATGGCCCAGTTCGAGAAGCTCACCGCCCCCAGCCAGGGCACACCGATCCGCTTCGAGAACGGTCAACCCGTGGTGGCCGACAACCCGATCATCCCCTTCATCCGGGGTGATGGCACCGGCGTGGACATCTGGCCCGCGACGCAGAAGGTGCTGGATGCGGCCGTGGCCAAGGCCTATGGGGGCAGCAAGAGCATCGAATGGTTCAAGGTCTACGCCGGCGATGAGGCCTGCGACCTCTACGGCACCTACCAGTACCTGCCGGAGGACACCCTCGAGGCGATCCGCGCCTACGGCGTGGCCATCAAGGGCCCCCTCACCACACCGGTGGGTGGTGGCATCCGTTCCCTCAACGTGGCCCTGCGCCAGATCTTTGATCTGTATTCCTGCGTGCGTCCGTGTCGTTACTACGCGGGCACCCCAAGCCCCCACAAGCGTCCCCAGGACCTGGACGTGATCGTTTACCGGGAAAACACCGAAGACATCTACATGGGGGTGGAGTGGGAAGCCGATGACCCCGTCGGCCAGGAGCTGCGCAAGCACCTCAATGAGGTGGTGATCCCCGCCAACGGCAAGCTGGGCAAGCGCCAGATCCCCGAGGGGGCCGGCATCGGCATCAAACCGGTGAGCAAGGCCGGCAGCCAGCGCCACATCCGCAAGGCGATCCAGCACGCCCTGCGTCTTCAGGGCGACAAGCGCCACGTGACCCTGGTGCACAAGGGCAACATCATGAAGTTTACGGAGGGGGCCTTCCGCGATTGGGGCTATGAACTGGCCACCACCGAATTCCGTGACGTGTGCATCACCGAGCGGGAAAGCTGGATCCTCGGCAACCTCGAGCAGAACCCCAACCTCAGCGTGCAGGCCAACGCCCGCATGATCGAGCCGGGCTACGACAGCCTCACCCCGGAGAAAAAAGCCGACATCGATGTTGAGGTGCAGGCGGTGATCGACGCCATCGGCAGCAGCCACGGTGGCGGCAAATGGAAAGAGATGGTGCTGGTGGATGACCGCATCGCCGACAGCATCTTCCAGCAGATCCAGACCCGCCCCCAGGAGTATTCGATCCTCGCCACCCTCAACCTCAACGGCGACTACATCTCCGATGCCGCTGCAGCAATGGTGGGCGGTCTTGGAATGGCCCCCGGCGCCAACATCGGCGAGAACGCTGCCATCTTCGAAGCCACCCACGGCACCGCCCCGAAACATGCCGGTCTGGATCGGATCAACCCCGGTTCGGTGATCCTCAGCGGCGTGATGATGCTGGAGTTCCTTGGCTGGCAGGATGCCGCTGATCTGGTGACCAAAGGTCTCAGTGCCGCCATCGCCGACAAGCAGGTCACCTACGACCTGGCCCGACTGATGGAACCGCAGGTGGATCCGGTGAGCTGCAGCGGCTTTGCCGAGGCGATCATCGCCCGCTTCTGA
- a CDS encoding galactose mutarotase, whose protein sequence is MPMTLTQQTAPYAHWDFVHPSSGDRLRIIPERGGLVSGWVCGGQEILYFDQDRYADPSKSIRGGIPVLFPICGNLPGDVLPLDGIDYPLKQHGFARDLPWQLQLLDDQSGVRLSLSSSEATLAAYPFPFRLEMELRPVASELEIATTVHNCGDAAMPFSFGLHPYFNVSDLAQTRLMGLAERCLNHLEMAEAATADQLKRLPQGVDFLCRPAGPVTLIDDVTGLKLELHHQAPLDLSVVWTEPPRRMVCLEPWSGPRQALVSGDRKLVLEPGTHQTLTCRYSVS, encoded by the coding sequence ATGCCCATGACCCTCACCCAGCAGACGGCCCCCTACGCCCACTGGGACTTTGTGCATCCCAGCAGCGGTGATCGGTTGCGGATCATCCCCGAGCGGGGTGGTTTGGTGAGCGGCTGGGTGTGCGGGGGCCAGGAGATCCTCTATTTCGATCAGGACCGCTACGCCGATCCCAGCAAAAGCATTCGCGGCGGCATCCCGGTGTTGTTTCCGATCTGCGGCAATCTCCCCGGAGACGTGCTCCCCTTGGATGGGATTGATTACCCCCTCAAGCAGCACGGCTTCGCCCGGGATCTGCCCTGGCAGCTTCAGTTGCTGGACGATCAAAGCGGCGTTCGGCTGTCGTTGTCGAGTTCTGAGGCCACCCTGGCGGCCTATCCGTTCCCCTTTCGTTTGGAGATGGAGCTGCGCCCGGTTGCCTCTGAGTTGGAGATTGCCACCACGGTGCACAACTGCGGTGATGCCGCGATGCCGTTCAGTTTCGGCTTGCATCCCTACTTCAACGTGAGCGATCTGGCCCAGACCCGGCTCATGGGACTGGCGGAGCGCTGTCTCAACCACTTGGAGATGGCCGAGGCCGCCACCGCTGATCAGCTCAAGCGGTTGCCGCAGGGGGTGGATTTCCTCTGCCGCCCCGCCGGTCCGGTCACCCTGATCGATGACGTCACCGGCCTGAAGCTGGAACTGCACCATCAGGCACCGCTGGATCTCAGCGTGGTCTGGACCGAGCCCCCGCGCCGGATGGTCTGTTTGGAACCCTGGTCGGGGCCCCGGCAGGCTCTTGTCAGCGGTGATCGCAAACTGGTGCTGGAGCCTGGCACCCATCAGACCCTCACCTGCCGTTACAGCGTCTCCTGA
- a CDS encoding four-carbon acid sugar kinase family protein — translation MKVVVIDDDPTGSQTVHGCPLLLRWDVDTLRRGLRHASPLLFLLADTRALMPMDAAERNRSIAVALDQALQREGLARDQVLLVSRGDSTLRGHGVLEPEALQAAFGPFDATFHVPAFLEGGRTTVNGVHLLHGEPVHTTPFAQDRLFGFSSSDLARWLEEKSDGAIAAGSVQRISGRELDAACGAGLPLLIDRLRRLQGNPAVVVDAERQEQLTALAAAVRAVQGQKRFLFRSAASMVRALADPGPPPLDAEGLVGLRRRGAHGTSKPGLVMVGSHVPLADQQLELLLVEPTCQGVELPVPRIARVLEGPTPDLLLADLERVWFQQLRERLKAGATPVLFTSRGELSCASEHEGRRLSSALAALMGRLAAALAPDLGYLISKGGITTQTLLARGLALESVQLEGQLLPGLSLVRPSAGPCSGLPILTFPGNLGVAETLRDAWQRMETG, via the coding sequence ATGAAGGTTGTGGTCATTGATGACGATCCCACCGGCTCGCAGACGGTGCACGGCTGTCCGCTTCTGCTGCGTTGGGATGTCGACACCCTGCGGCGGGGGTTGCGTCATGCCTCCCCGTTGCTGTTTCTGCTGGCCGACACCCGGGCGCTGATGCCCATGGATGCCGCGGAACGCAACCGCAGCATTGCGGTGGCTTTGGATCAGGCGCTGCAGCGGGAGGGATTGGCGCGTGATCAGGTGTTGCTGGTGAGTCGAGGGGACTCAACCCTTCGCGGCCATGGGGTGCTGGAGCCTGAGGCACTGCAGGCGGCCTTCGGTCCCTTTGATGCCACCTTTCACGTGCCGGCTTTTTTGGAAGGGGGCCGCACCACCGTGAATGGGGTGCATCTCCTCCACGGCGAACCGGTGCACACCACGCCGTTTGCTCAGGACCGGCTGTTCGGCTTCAGCAGCAGTGATCTGGCCCGCTGGTTGGAAGAAAAAAGCGATGGGGCCATTGCCGCGGGGTCGGTGCAGCGGATCAGTGGCCGGGAGCTTGATGCCGCCTGTGGGGCTGGTCTGCCGCTGTTGATCGATCGCCTGCGTCGTCTGCAGGGAAATCCAGCGGTGGTGGTGGATGCCGAACGTCAGGAGCAGCTCACCGCTCTGGCTGCAGCGGTGCGCGCCGTGCAAGGGCAGAAACGGTTTCTGTTCCGTTCCGCCGCCAGCATGGTGAGGGCGCTGGCAGACCCTGGCCCGCCGCCGTTGGATGCCGAGGGTCTGGTGGGATTGCGCAGACGGGGTGCCCACGGCACATCGAAGCCAGGCCTGGTGATGGTGGGCTCCCACGTGCCCTTGGCGGATCAGCAGCTGGAGCTGCTGCTGGTGGAACCGACGTGCCAAGGGGTTGAGCTGCCGGTGCCTCGCATCGCTCGGGTGCTGGAGGGGCCGACCCCTGATCTGCTGCTCGCGGATCTGGAGCGGGTTTGGTTCCAGCAGCTGCGGGAGAGGCTCAAGGCTGGAGCCACTCCGGTGCTGTTCACAAGCCGTGGTGAGCTGAGCTGCGCTTCGGAACACGAGGGCCGGCGCTTGTCGTCCGCTCTGGCTGCCTTGATGGGGCGTCTGGCAGCCGCCCTCGCTCCTGATCTGGGTTACTTAATCAGTAAAGGGGGGATCACCACCCAGACGCTGCTGGCTCGGGGCCTGGCCCTCGAATCTGTTCAGTTGGAAGGGCAGCTGCTGCCGGGACTGTCGCTGGTGCGGCCGTCAGCGGGGCCCTGCAGCGGACTGCCGATTCTTACGTTCCCCGGCAATCTCGGCGTTGCCGAGACCTTGCGGGATGCCTGGCAGCGGATGGAGACCGGCTGA
- a CDS encoding glycosyltransferase family 2 protein has translation MASEHVWVVAACFNEAEVISAFIERVVALPDVDHLLLIDDGSSDATVAVIRAWQQSHADQAVTLLELTRNFGKEAAMLAGLDYANGRCAAAVLIDSDLQHPPERIPAMVQAWRNGAEVVTAVRDDRDAEGLVKVATASWFYRVFNRLVDSIQLQEGAGDFRLLSAPVVEAVTRLREATRFSKGLMPWTGYRSEEITYSRVARVGGATSWSSLRLWRYALDGIFSFTVKPLKVWGVIGVLISFLSFVYAALIVLRTLVFGVDLPGYASLIVAVLFLGGIQLIGIGVLGEYIGRIYIDVKRRPHYFVRAVHQASELLR, from the coding sequence ATGGCCAGCGAGCACGTGTGGGTGGTGGCGGCCTGCTTCAACGAAGCCGAGGTGATCAGCGCCTTCATCGAGCGGGTTGTGGCCTTGCCGGATGTGGATCATCTGCTGCTGATCGATGATGGTTCCTCCGATGCCACGGTGGCGGTGATCCGTGCCTGGCAGCAGAGCCATGCCGATCAGGCCGTCACGCTGCTGGAGCTCACCCGCAATTTCGGCAAGGAGGCGGCGATGCTGGCGGGACTCGACTACGCCAACGGCCGCTGTGCCGCTGCGGTGCTGATCGACTCCGACCTTCAGCACCCTCCGGAGCGGATTCCGGCCATGGTGCAGGCCTGGCGTAACGGTGCAGAAGTGGTCACGGCGGTGCGTGATGACCGCGACGCCGAAGGGCTGGTGAAGGTGGCCACGGCGTCTTGGTTCTATCGGGTGTTCAACCGCCTTGTGGATTCGATCCAGCTTCAGGAGGGCGCTGGCGACTTCCGCTTGTTGAGTGCTCCGGTGGTGGAGGCGGTGACGCGGTTGCGTGAGGCCACCCGCTTTTCCAAGGGGTTGATGCCCTGGACCGGTTACCGCAGCGAGGAGATCACCTACAGCCGTGTGGCCCGCGTCGGTGGCGCCACATCCTGGAGCTCTCTGAGGCTCTGGCGCTATGCCCTGGACGGGATCTTTTCGTTCACGGTGAAGCCGCTGAAGGTGTGGGGCGTGATCGGTGTGCTGATCTCGTTCCTGAGTTTTGTTTATGCCGCCCTGATTGTGCTGCGCACCCTGGTTTTCGGTGTGGACCTGCCGGGTTATGCCTCATTGATTGTTGCCGTTCTGTTTCTGGGGGGGATCCAGCTGATCGGCATCGGTGTGCTGGGGGAGTACATCGGCAGGATCTACATCGATGTCAAACGGCGGCCGCACTACTTCGTTCGAGCCGTGCATCAGGCTTCAGAGCTGTTGCGCTGA
- a CDS encoding (Fe-S)-binding protein: MSQPVSFEPEAISLPGLPAGAADPCVHCGFCLPTCASYRVLASEMDSPRGRIHALRAIEAGELELDATVASHFDTCLGCYACVSACPSGVRYDQLIEATRPKLNQANHRSSWQISFRKLLLQVLPYPKRLRALLQPLRAYAGTPLQDLARRSGLTRLFGPEIEAMEQLLPPLVPQSFSDHLAQINPASGERRGRVALLLGCVQRCFDPSVSTATVKVLQANGFEVVIPPDQGCCGAVSHHQGELELTRKLARELVRSMNAIQGELDAVLVAASGCGHTMKAYGELLNGNAAFKAPVLDVQEFLADRGLLETFRTQLQPLPGVVAMHDACHMIHGQGIQAQPRQLLRAIPDVQLREATEAGVCCGSAGIYNLVQPEEAAELGRIKADDLSGSGAALVASANIGCTLQLRRHLGDRARVQHPMELLAASAGLHPLPGIPQGLGNAEIAGERKNRQSAAGPR, from the coding sequence ATGAGCCAGCCAGTCAGCTTCGAGCCTGAGGCCATCAGTCTCCCCGGACTCCCCGCCGGCGCCGCAGACCCTTGCGTGCACTGCGGCTTCTGCCTGCCCACCTGTGCAAGCTATCGCGTGCTGGCCAGTGAGATGGACTCCCCCCGCGGCCGCATCCACGCGCTGCGAGCAATCGAAGCCGGTGAACTGGAGCTGGATGCCACGGTGGCCAGCCATTTCGACACCTGCCTGGGCTGCTACGCCTGCGTGTCCGCCTGCCCCTCGGGGGTGCGCTACGACCAGCTGATTGAGGCCACCCGGCCCAAGCTGAATCAGGCCAATCACCGCAGCAGCTGGCAGATCAGCTTCCGCAAACTGCTGCTGCAGGTGCTGCCCTACCCCAAGCGGCTGCGGGCCCTGCTGCAACCCCTGCGAGCCTATGCCGGCACACCGCTACAGGATCTGGCCCGCCGCTCCGGGCTCACCCGTCTGTTCGGCCCGGAGATCGAGGCGATGGAGCAGCTGCTGCCACCCCTGGTGCCGCAAAGCTTCAGCGACCACCTGGCCCAGATCAATCCCGCCAGCGGCGAACGCCGCGGCCGTGTGGCGCTGCTGCTGGGCTGCGTGCAGCGTTGCTTCGACCCCAGCGTCAGCACCGCAACGGTGAAGGTGCTGCAGGCCAACGGTTTTGAGGTGGTGATTCCGCCGGACCAGGGCTGCTGCGGCGCAGTGAGCCATCACCAGGGAGAGCTGGAACTCACCCGCAAACTCGCGAGGGAGTTGGTCCGCAGCATGAATGCGATCCAGGGGGAGCTGGATGCCGTGCTGGTGGCGGCCTCCGGCTGTGGCCACACAATGAAGGCCTACGGCGAGCTGCTAAACGGCAACGCTGCGTTCAAGGCTCCTGTGCTGGATGTGCAGGAATTCCTGGCGGACCGCGGCCTCCTGGAGACGTTCCGGACCCAACTGCAACCGCTCCCCGGCGTCGTGGCCATGCATGACGCATGCCACATGATTCACGGCCAGGGGATCCAGGCCCAGCCCCGCCAGCTGCTGCGCGCCATCCCCGACGTTCAGCTGCGGGAAGCGACCGAAGCGGGGGTGTGCTGCGGCAGTGCCGGCATCTACAACCTGGTGCAGCCGGAGGAAGCCGCCGAACTGGGCCGGATCAAGGCCGATGACCTCAGTGGCTCCGGCGCTGCCCTGGTCGCCAGCGCCAACATCGGCTGCACCCTGCAACTGCGGCGGCACCTGGGCGATCGGGCCCGGGTGCAGCACCCGATGGAACTGCTGGCCGCCTCAGCCGGTCTCCATCCGCTGCCAGGCATCCCGCAAGGTCTCGGCAACGCCGAGATTGCCGGGGAACGTAAGAATCGGCAGTCCGCTGCAGGGCCCCGCTGA
- a CDS encoding ChbG/HpnK family deacetylase — MHHAASDENDPDALRSRPADEAVVDPMNLPGALNRLVRYGSIGFIAAAVHIGVLLLLGSWMSLSLANPIAFLAASVAGYLGHALFTFRDETGGRQFARRWLLLQYVVNISVCALLPLLQAPTLVLVFTPTVLNALIWSRAARFSAQARQLHNGQPPLLHADDLGLARGVDAAIVDLARNGQLQGASLLVNGPSAADAMQAWRGLTEPPPLTLHLCLSEGHRLPTCPDLPTGFGTLLLASLLPWQRRRIAPQLRRVLQQQIRRYRQLTGPGQIRLDGHQHIHLVPLVLDAVLDLARSESITWVRTTREPLPEGLSLRLWWRSLLTGGLLKWWVLQLLSGLAIPRLRRAGLATNRRFAGVLFSGSMFGTAFRRSWETAYSSVAIDRAARAVVLIHPALPDAASGMDQEAFQQSVTFFQSANRQKEWVSAQQL, encoded by the coding sequence ATGCACCATGCTGCCTCCGATGAGAACGATCCTGATGCGCTGCGATCGCGCCCAGCTGATGAAGCAGTTGTCGACCCGATGAATCTGCCGGGGGCCCTGAACCGACTGGTGCGTTACGGCTCCATCGGCTTCATCGCCGCCGCTGTGCACATCGGCGTCCTGCTGCTACTGGGCTCTTGGATGAGCCTGAGCCTGGCCAACCCCATCGCCTTCCTCGCCGCCTCGGTGGCGGGCTATCTCGGCCACGCTCTGTTCACCTTTCGGGACGAGACCGGCGGTCGCCAGTTCGCCCGTCGCTGGCTGCTGCTGCAATACGTGGTCAACATCAGCGTCTGCGCCTTGCTCCCGCTGCTCCAGGCACCAACCCTGGTGCTGGTGTTCACCCCCACGGTGCTGAATGCCCTGATCTGGAGCCGAGCAGCACGCTTCAGCGCTCAAGCCCGTCAGCTCCACAACGGCCAACCACCACTGCTCCATGCCGACGATCTCGGCTTGGCTCGTGGCGTGGATGCGGCCATCGTCGATCTGGCCCGCAACGGACAGCTCCAAGGAGCCAGTCTTCTGGTGAATGGACCAAGTGCGGCCGACGCCATGCAGGCCTGGCGCGGGCTTACTGAACCCCCACCACTCACCCTCCACCTCTGCCTCAGCGAAGGGCATCGCCTGCCCACCTGCCCGGATCTGCCGACCGGATTCGGCACCTTGTTGCTGGCCTCATTGCTGCCCTGGCAGCGCCGACGCATCGCCCCCCAGCTGCGCAGGGTTCTGCAGCAGCAGATCAGGCGCTACCGCCAACTGACCGGGCCGGGGCAGATCCGCCTCGATGGCCACCAGCACATCCACCTCGTTCCCCTTGTGCTGGATGCCGTGCTGGATCTGGCCCGTTCTGAATCGATCACCTGGGTGCGAACGACGCGGGAACCGCTGCCCGAGGGCTTGTCCCTGCGGCTGTGGTGGCGCAGCCTTCTGACAGGAGGGCTGCTCAAGTGGTGGGTCCTGCAGCTGCTGAGCGGGCTGGCCATCCCCCGCCTGCGCCGGGCCGGACTTGCCACCAACCGGCGCTTCGCCGGAGTGTTGTTCAGTGGATCGATGTTCGGAACAGCGTTTCGCCGCAGCTGGGAAACGGCCTACAGCTCCGTCGCGATCGATCGTGCTGCACGAGCCGTTGTGCTGATCCACCCGGCCCTCCCCGATGCCGCTTCAGGCATGGATCAGGAGGCGTTTCAGCAATCTGTGACCTTTTTCCAGTCGGCCAACCGGCAAAAGGAGTGGGTTTCAGCGCAACAGCTCTGA